A portion of the Gemmatimonas sp. genome contains these proteins:
- a CDS encoding cytochrome c biogenesis protein CcdA — translation MIQSASIGVTISFTAGVLSFLSPCVLPLIPSYVSFITGMSLDDTQRSRRTTLIHALLFVTGFTLVFMALGATATVLGRLFHQEREWVGRVGGVLVIVLGLYLLGVFNIGAFAKERRVHVANKPLGYLGTVLVGMAFAAGWTPCIGPILGGVLTYTASSADLNRGLLLLFAYSLGLAVPFLLAALMIDRFMTLFQRYKGALVWMSRASGVLLIGIGILMITGSMTVLSTWLQQWTPDALRDRI, via the coding sequence GTGATTCAGTCCGCGTCGATTGGCGTCACCATCAGCTTTACCGCTGGCGTTCTCAGCTTCCTGTCGCCGTGCGTGCTCCCGTTGATTCCGAGCTACGTCAGCTTCATCACTGGGATGAGCCTCGACGATACGCAACGTTCGCGTCGTACCACGCTCATTCACGCGTTGCTGTTCGTCACGGGCTTCACGCTGGTCTTCATGGCGCTCGGTGCCACAGCAACGGTGCTGGGCCGACTGTTCCATCAGGAACGCGAGTGGGTGGGCCGCGTGGGTGGGGTGCTGGTGATCGTGCTCGGCCTATACTTGCTCGGCGTGTTCAACATTGGCGCCTTCGCCAAAGAGCGCCGTGTGCACGTCGCGAATAAGCCGTTGGGCTACCTCGGCACGGTGCTCGTGGGAATGGCCTTTGCCGCGGGTTGGACGCCGTGCATCGGCCCCATTCTCGGTGGCGTGCTCACGTACACGGCATCGTCGGCAGATCTCAACCGCGGACTGCTGCTGCTGTTCGCGTACTCCCTCGGGCTGGCGGTGCCGTTCCTGCTGGCGGCGCTCATGATCGACCGCTTCATGACGTTGTTCCAGCGCTACAAGGGAGCGCTCGTGTGGATGTCGCGCGCGTCAGGCGTACTACTGATCGGGATCGGCATCCTCATGATTACCGGCAGTATGACGGTCCTGTCGACGTGGTTGCAGCAGTGGACGCCTGATGCACTGCGAGATCGGATCTAG
- a CDS encoding TlpA disulfide reductase family protein has product MTRWHAAPRIAALIAVGLLSMSSCTSTERSDAVGAEGDGRVEVGYPAPAYATVSLNGDSVSLAAQRGKVVLLNVWATWCHPCRTEIPELRAIHAKYQAQGLELIGVSVDTDGTDDAIRSFMRDFQMTFPIWRDPDERVSTKFLVVGVPATFLIDRKGVLRWRKTGPIAPGDTTLTAAIQRALGS; this is encoded by the coding sequence ATGACCCGCTGGCATGCGGCACCTCGCATCGCCGCGCTCATCGCCGTCGGCCTGCTCTCGATGAGCAGTTGCACGTCTACCGAGCGGAGTGATGCGGTCGGGGCTGAGGGCGACGGCCGCGTAGAAGTGGGCTATCCGGCGCCGGCCTACGCTACGGTTTCGCTCAACGGGGACTCGGTCTCACTCGCCGCGCAGCGCGGCAAGGTCGTGCTGCTCAACGTCTGGGCCACGTGGTGTCACCCGTGCCGGACTGAGATTCCGGAGCTGCGGGCGATTCACGCCAAGTATCAGGCGCAGGGCCTCGAGCTGATCGGGGTGAGCGTCGACACCGATGGGACCGACGATGCGATCCGCAGCTTCATGCGGGACTTCCAGATGACCTTCCCGATCTGGCGTGATCCCGACGAGCGCGTGTCAACGAAGTTCCTCGTGGTCGGTGTGCCGGCCACGTTTCTTATTGATCGCAAGGGCGTGCTGCGCTGGCGAAAGACGGGCCCGATTGCACCCGGCGACACCACGCTCACGGCGGCCATTCAGCGCGCGTTGGGATCGTGA
- a CDS encoding sialidase family protein has translation MTRRVLVLCSALGALAFTMGNRSPTSDPRAAATRGPLERVPAASIDSIASPAAPGSAEPNLTVGPDGRVYLSWLEPANPGYSLRFAVHDGTRWSPPQTIVTRSDFFVNWADFPSLEVLSGNRLAAHWLQRNGAGTYAYGVRITQSADGGKTWSPPVTPHRDSSQTEHGFVAMWHEGETLGAVWLDGRKFKKPAPGAPASSGHDAGNEMMLVSTTLSANGLLGREVRLDERTCDCCLNAAVMTSSGPIVAYRNRTHDEIRDIYVTRRVSGVWRAGTPVHNDQWKIAACPVNGPALAANGARVALAWFTAPGDSGRVNVAFSDNAGATFGAPVRVDGGSPAGRVDVVLLPDGAALVTWVERVGGDIAAVRARRIGRDGSVGMPMTIASSSAARSSGFPRATVSGANVLFAWTVPGRPSAVRVARAAVTEFP, from the coding sequence ATGACGCGTCGTGTGCTGGTTCTGTGCAGCGCGCTGGGTGCGCTGGCGTTCACCATGGGCAATCGATCCCCGACATCGGATCCGCGAGCTGCCGCGACGCGCGGACCACTCGAACGCGTGCCCGCCGCGAGCATCGACAGCATCGCGAGCCCGGCGGCTCCGGGAAGCGCCGAGCCGAACTTGACGGTCGGCCCCGATGGCCGCGTGTACTTGTCGTGGCTGGAACCGGCCAATCCCGGGTACTCCCTCCGCTTCGCCGTTCATGATGGTACGCGCTGGTCACCGCCGCAGACCATCGTCACGCGCAGCGACTTTTTTGTGAACTGGGCCGACTTTCCGTCGCTCGAGGTATTGAGCGGCAATCGCCTGGCCGCCCATTGGTTGCAGCGCAACGGCGCTGGTACGTATGCGTACGGCGTGCGCATCACGCAGTCGGCCGACGGCGGAAAGACGTGGAGCCCTCCGGTCACGCCGCATCGTGACAGTTCGCAAACAGAGCACGGCTTCGTGGCAATGTGGCATGAGGGAGAAACGCTCGGGGCGGTGTGGCTCGACGGTCGCAAGTTCAAGAAGCCAGCACCGGGCGCACCCGCGTCGAGCGGGCACGACGCGGGCAATGAGATGATGCTGGTGTCAACGACCCTGAGCGCCAACGGCCTGCTGGGTCGCGAAGTGCGACTCGACGAACGCACATGCGACTGTTGCCTCAACGCCGCCGTCATGACGAGCAGCGGTCCTATCGTGGCGTATCGCAATCGCACCCATGACGAGATTCGCGACATTTACGTGACTCGGCGAGTGAGCGGCGTGTGGCGTGCCGGCACGCCGGTGCACAACGACCAGTGGAAGATTGCGGCGTGTCCGGTAAACGGGCCCGCGCTGGCGGCGAACGGCGCGCGGGTGGCCTTGGCATGGTTCACCGCCCCTGGTGACAGCGGCCGCGTGAACGTGGCCTTCTCGGACAATGCCGGCGCCACGTTCGGTGCGCCGGTGCGCGTTGACGGCGGAAGTCCGGCGGGTCGCGTGGATGTCGTGCTGCTACCTGATGGCGCGGCCCTCGTGACGTGGGTGGAACGGGTGGGTGGCGACATTGCGGCGGTGCGCGCTCGACGCATCGGCCGAGACGGCAGCGTCGGTATGCCGATGACCATTGCCTCCAGTTCAGCCGCACGGTCGAGCGGATTTCCTCGCGCCACCGTGTCCGGTGCGAACGTGCTGTTCGCGTGGACTGTGCCGGGGCGGCCGTCAGCCGTACGTGTCGCGCGCGCCGCTGTCACGGAGTTCCCATGA